In Pseudobacter ginsenosidimutans, the following are encoded in one genomic region:
- a CDS encoding RagB/SusD family nutrient uptake outer membrane protein, which yields MKRKIFLYSILVLVSACFLTACNKYLDLEPKGVKVLTTTTDYDQWMNSTAIINCIPNELNLLADNVDNAIIPTPPISASDFVYTWQPQFSVDVAATPLIWARLYSNIYYCNTVLQGIDEASGPAEKKRQLKAEALLVRASYYLYLVNLYGKPYKASTAATDPAVPFVTSNDLEASVPARSSVQEIYQHIITDITAAIPDLPANNEITRFRSSVAAGYSMLARAYLYMGDFPKAAQNAQLALDKGPDEIVDYSGMADPKPIAFMAYRPDVIWGQMAVAAANREIPTLDFLRSFDTKDKRLLFFYTPLGNFSFPTRGAVRFQPNPSFATSQPNYGTSVAEMRLILAEAAARANDLPTAINELHLVRKCRFAPADYVKYESDDQDEVFKKVLTERTFELAYSAHRWFDMRRLDAEGLMPEVKRYDGQGNVIATLSPNSNKYTLQIPMQVLYYNTNWPQNPQ from the coding sequence ATGAAGAGAAAAATCTTTTTATACAGCATACTGGTACTCGTCTCCGCCTGCTTTTTGACGGCCTGCAATAAATACCTGGACCTGGAGCCGAAGGGGGTAAAAGTATTGACCACCACCACAGATTATGACCAATGGATGAACAGCACTGCCATCATCAACTGTATTCCCAATGAACTGAATTTGCTGGCAGACAATGTAGACAACGCTATCATTCCTACGCCACCTATCAGTGCCAGCGACTTTGTTTACACCTGGCAGCCGCAGTTTTCAGTGGATGTTGCCGCTACTCCTCTTATTTGGGCAAGGCTCTACTCAAACATATATTACTGTAATACTGTGCTGCAGGGCATTGACGAAGCTTCGGGGCCGGCAGAGAAAAAAAGGCAATTGAAAGCTGAAGCTCTGCTGGTTCGTGCATCTTATTATTTGTACCTCGTAAACCTTTATGGCAAACCGTACAAAGCAAGCACGGCGGCTACTGACCCGGCTGTCCCCTTCGTAACATCCAATGACCTGGAGGCATCAGTACCTGCACGCAGCTCCGTTCAGGAGATCTACCAACATATCATTACGGATATAACAGCAGCAATTCCGGACCTTCCGGCAAATAATGAGATTACCCGTTTCAGAAGCAGCGTAGCCGCAGGGTATAGTATGCTGGCCAGGGCTTACCTGTATATGGGAGATTTTCCGAAGGCCGCACAGAATGCCCAACTGGCTTTGGATAAAGGCCCTGATGAAATAGTGGATTATTCCGGTATGGCCGATCCCAAACCCATTGCGTTTATGGCTTACAGGCCCGATGTGATTTGGGGCCAGATGGCCGTGGCGGCAGCCAACAGGGAAATTCCAACGCTCGATTTTCTTCGCAGCTTTGATACCAAGGACAAACGCCTCCTGTTCTTTTATACCCCTCTTGGCAATTTCAGTTTTCCAACAAGAGGTGCTGTAAGGTTCCAGCCCAATCCCTCTTTTGCAACCAGTCAACCCAACTATGGAACATCCGTAGCTGAAATGCGACTGATCCTGGCGGAAGCGGCAGCACGCGCCAATGACCTGCCAACGGCCATAAATGAATTGCATCTTGTACGTAAGTGCCGGTTTGCACCGGCTGATTATGTAAAATACGAATCTGATGACCAGGATGAAGTATTTAAAAAAGTACTCACTGAAAGAACTTTTGAACTTGCATATTCTGCTCATCGCTGGTTTGATATGCGCAGGTTGGATGCTGAAGGATTGATGCCGGAAGTGAAAAGATATGACGGACAGGGAAATGTGATCGCTACCCTTTCGCCTAACAGTAATAAATATACGCTTCAGATCCCCATGCAGGTACTTTACTACAATACTAACTGGCCACAAAACCCGCAATAA
- a CDS encoding RNA polymerase sigma factor — protein MPEIHPYNFKELLWEIAEGNENSFAVLYRHYARTLLPFFRKFTRDESSASDMLQNTFLSIWLDRAKLPDIDNLDAFVYKVAANRAYTWMAKLRSVERLDAIAASRAAPAQDITYQDVLFREAQKLVQEAVDEMPAKRKQIFQLYKEKGLKYNEIAMQLNISASTARNAVAAALDSIRAKLVESGLYIFFILFFGSR, from the coding sequence TTGCCGGAAATTCATCCATATAATTTCAAAGAACTGCTTTGGGAAATAGCGGAAGGAAATGAAAACTCCTTTGCTGTTCTCTATCGTCACTATGCACGTACACTGCTGCCTTTTTTCAGAAAATTCACCCGCGACGAGTCTTCCGCCAGCGATATGCTGCAGAATACCTTCCTGTCTATCTGGCTCGACAGGGCTAAACTGCCCGATATCGATAACCTCGATGCTTTTGTGTATAAAGTGGCTGCAAACCGGGCCTATACCTGGATGGCGAAACTAAGGTCTGTTGAAAGGCTCGATGCCATTGCCGCATCCCGTGCTGCACCTGCACAGGATATTACTTACCAGGATGTCTTATTCCGTGAAGCTCAGAAGCTGGTGCAGGAAGCAGTGGATGAAATGCCTGCCAAACGTAAACAGATCTTTCAATTGTATAAAGAGAAAGGTCTAAAGTACAATGAGATCGCAATGCAACTCAATATTTCGGCCAGTACAGCCCGGAATGCAGTGGCGGCAGCACTCGATTCCATAAGGGCCAAACTCGTTGAATCCGGCCTCTATATTTTTTTTATACTTTTTTTTGGTTCCCGATAG
- a CDS encoding SusC/RagA family TonB-linked outer membrane protein, whose translation MQKTASGGLPCQVVPVVQPPDRFRLPPQMMRVMRLLTFFLFAACLSASASGNAQSVTISGKALTYKQVFTAIKKQTGYVTMYDQDLFQDNKTISLFVKDLPLPELLQLIVKDQPLKYEIEDKTIFLSRKPVSFLALLPNAAAPTPLTIRVIDSTGSPLAGATVLLSRKNKLAGDKQATRIMISGVTDAKGNISLQAEEGDILSTSFIGMESHTITITRAMLDNGTLTINLKQSDSRLSDVEVTVSTGYQKIKPEHSTGSISTLRLKDYDSRINTTDFLTGLQNKIPGLLIDNNIQFEGNTLFQIRGISTINGNRQPLIVVDGFPTELTLNMIDPYEVESVTVLKDAAAATIYGARSSNGVIIIERKKAKAGKMNVNFRSTTGFTPRENYERYRWDKDASNTIISADKIVYENISPLGWMLITEPAYSDQYPYGVPAQIMAHWRSSTDPITIEERDRQLAELGSYNNTKDYKRLFLRTATTQTYNLSISGGSRDALYYLTANYLGNRATQINNNNNQFRLSGRTMLNITKRLSLDMTTDFQQARVNAAPVPDIHSIYPYEHLQDENGNPMPVFNGSYSNSFYNNFLLSKNLKDNRYYPLVDVDEVSNKSVTLINRITGNFRYNIGYGLNFNLGGVFEVSRMDGDQLYGKKSSKAQQYINRYTSFDAVNNRYTSRVPDGGILQKQDQSKQSYTVRAQLNFDKQIAGDHDLNAILGAEIRDLLERSNGEAYFGYDDQTLLHQPLDFRSLQDYFPTMARSNPALLYDDFFKVGYRNDRYISIYSNLVYTYLGKYSLSGSLRIDQSNLFGTDPKYRYKPLWSLGAAWNIHKENFMQNMEWLKSLKLRAAYGFNGNVARNSLPEVIAKAGLTNSINASYALPMLSLLSLANSGLRWEQTQNFNAGIDYELFKGITGSVDYYVKKSTDILANNQIDATKGAPSALVNQASIRNNGVEVSLHADWITRKRFNWNSGLIFSYNNSKVLNVYNKDIGSSATSYSYVFGTNANYLKGYAVGAMFGYRYKGVDAEGHPLILDKDGEGKRFFTGTDNGINDVVYLGSSIPKYNMGLSNRVDMGNFYFYCMINFYGGFNIRVPVPNARETRPLEGANNFWKKPGDETKPGILPAIATTYYSYLRYTDQYIVNSAYLTLGDLTASYTFKNSRFLKKQGINLEVRAQASNLYTVAFNKYDYSIATGSYEKTYMTPTYTMALNVNF comes from the coding sequence ATGCAAAAAACTGCTTCTGGCGGCCTGCCCTGCCAGGTTGTACCTGTTGTGCAACCTCCTGACCGTTTCCGGCTGCCGCCTCAAATGATGAGAGTTATGAGATTGCTCACTTTTTTTCTTTTCGCAGCCTGCCTCTCGGCATCCGCTTCAGGCAATGCTCAATCTGTGACTATTTCAGGGAAAGCACTGACCTACAAACAGGTATTTACTGCTATCAAAAAACAGACGGGTTACGTAACGATGTATGACCAGGACCTGTTCCAGGACAATAAGACAATTTCTCTATTCGTGAAAGACCTGCCACTTCCCGAATTGCTGCAGTTGATCGTAAAAGATCAGCCCCTGAAATATGAGATCGAGGATAAGACCATTTTTCTTTCCCGCAAACCTGTTTCTTTCCTGGCCCTGCTGCCGAATGCCGCTGCCCCTACACCCCTTACCATCAGGGTCATTGACAGTACCGGCTCCCCATTGGCAGGGGCCACGGTACTCCTTTCGAGGAAGAATAAACTGGCCGGGGATAAGCAGGCCACCAGGATCATGATTTCAGGCGTTACCGATGCTAAAGGCAATATAAGCCTTCAGGCGGAAGAAGGTGATATCCTTAGTACAAGCTTCATTGGTATGGAATCGCATACCATCACCATCACCCGGGCGATGCTGGACAACGGAACTTTGACCATCAACTTAAAGCAGTCTGACTCCAGGCTTAGCGATGTGGAAGTAACCGTAAGCACGGGATACCAGAAAATAAAGCCAGAACATAGCACCGGAAGTATCAGTACTCTCCGGCTCAAGGACTACGACAGTCGTATCAACACCACCGATTTTTTGACGGGACTTCAAAATAAGATTCCCGGCCTGCTGATCGATAACAATATACAGTTTGAAGGAAATACCCTGTTCCAGATCCGTGGCATTTCCACTATTAACGGCAACAGGCAACCGCTGATTGTGGTCGATGGCTTCCCAACAGAACTTACGCTGAATATGATCGATCCTTACGAAGTTGAATCTGTTACCGTTTTGAAAGATGCCGCCGCCGCCACCATTTATGGAGCCCGGTCCTCCAATGGCGTGATCATCATCGAAAGGAAAAAAGCCAAAGCCGGTAAAATGAATGTCAACTTCCGCTCCACCACAGGCTTTACTCCACGCGAGAACTATGAGCGCTACCGCTGGGATAAAGACGCATCCAACACCATCATCAGTGCTGATAAGATTGTCTACGAGAATATCAGTCCCCTGGGTTGGATGTTGATAACAGAGCCTGCTTACAGTGACCAATATCCGTATGGGGTTCCTGCTCAGATCATGGCGCATTGGAGGTCATCCACAGATCCCATCACAATTGAAGAGAGAGACCGGCAACTGGCCGAACTCGGGTCTTACAACAATACCAAAGATTATAAACGTCTTTTTCTGAGAACTGCCACCACCCAAACTTACAACCTCAGCATTTCCGGTGGCAGCAGGGATGCTCTTTATTATCTCACGGCCAATTATCTTGGTAACCGCGCTACACAGATCAACAACAACAACAATCAATTCCGGCTTTCCGGTCGTACGATGCTGAATATCACCAAACGTTTATCGCTGGATATGACTACGGATTTTCAACAGGCAAGGGTCAATGCAGCGCCGGTACCGGATATTCACAGTATTTATCCATATGAGCATTTGCAGGATGAAAATGGTAACCCGATGCCTGTGTTCAACGGATCGTATTCCAATTCCTTTTATAATAATTTCCTGTTGTCTAAAAATTTAAAAGACAACAGGTATTATCCACTGGTGGATGTTGATGAAGTAAGCAACAAATCTGTGACCCTCATCAACCGGATTACCGGTAACTTCCGTTACAATATCGGTTATGGGCTCAATTTCAATCTCGGCGGCGTATTTGAAGTATCACGCATGGACGGCGATCAACTGTACGGGAAAAAATCTTCAAAAGCGCAACAATATATTAACCGCTATACTTCATTTGATGCCGTCAATAACCGTTATACTTCAAGAGTGCCTGATGGCGGCATCCTGCAAAAGCAAGACCAAAGCAAACAGAGTTATACAGTTCGGGCACAGTTGAACTTTGATAAACAAATAGCCGGTGACCATGATCTCAATGCTATACTGGGTGCTGAAATAAGGGATCTTCTGGAGCGCTCCAACGGTGAGGCATATTTCGGATATGATGATCAGACGCTGCTGCACCAGCCGCTGGACTTTCGATCATTGCAGGATTATTTTCCAACCATGGCCAGGTCGAATCCCGCGTTATTGTATGATGATTTTTTCAAAGTCGGATACAGGAATGACCGCTATATATCTATTTACTCCAATCTTGTGTATACTTACCTGGGTAAATATTCTTTATCCGGAAGTTTACGGATAGATCAATCCAATTTGTTTGGCACAGATCCCAAATACCGCTATAAGCCCTTATGGTCATTGGGAGCCGCCTGGAATATCCACAAGGAAAATTTCATGCAGAATATGGAATGGTTGAAGTCTTTAAAGCTCCGTGCAGCTTATGGATTTAACGGGAATGTGGCCAGGAACTCGTTGCCCGAGGTTATTGCAAAGGCGGGTTTGACCAACAGTATCAACGCATCCTATGCATTGCCGATGCTGAGCCTGCTCTCATTGGCCAATAGCGGGCTGCGTTGGGAGCAAACCCAGAATTTCAATGCGGGCATCGACTATGAATTATTCAAGGGCATTACCGGTAGTGTGGATTATTATGTCAAAAAAAGCACGGATATTCTCGCCAATAACCAGATAGATGCCACCAAAGGCGCGCCCTCGGCCCTGGTGAACCAGGCCTCGATCCGTAACAATGGGGTGGAGGTAAGTCTCCACGCAGACTGGATCACCCGTAAAAGATTCAACTGGAATTCCGGTCTGATCTTCTCTTATAACAACAGCAAAGTGCTGAACGTTTACAATAAGGATATCGGCAGCAGCGCCACTTCCTATAGCTATGTATTTGGCACCAATGCCAATTACCTGAAAGGCTATGCAGTGGGCGCCATGTTCGGTTATAGATACAAGGGAGTAGATGCTGAAGGGCATCCGCTGATCTTAGATAAGGATGGAGAAGGAAAGCGTTTCTTTACAGGTACCGATAATGGAATTAACGATGTGGTATACCTGGGCAGTTCCATTCCGAAATACAATATGGGGCTCAGTAATAGGGTAGACATGGGTAATTTCTACTTTTATTGCATGATCAATTTTTACGGCGGTTTCAATATCCGTGTACCCGTTCCGAATGCCAGGGAGACCAGACCATTGGAGGGCGCCAATAATTTCTGGAAAAAGCCCGGTGATGAAACCAAACCCGGCATCTTGCCAGCCATCGCTACTACCTATTATTCCTATCTGAGATATACAGACCAATACATTGTCAACAGCGCCTATCTCACTCTGGGTGATCTCACTGCCTCCTACACTTTCAAGAACAGCAGGTTTTTGAAGAAACAGGGTATCAATCTGGAGGTAAGGGCACAGGCATCCAATTTATACACTGTCGCATTCAACAAATATGATTACAGTATTGCGACGGGCAGTTATGAAAAAACATACATGACGCCCACGTATACAATGGCGTTGAATGTCAATTTCTGA
- a CDS encoding FecR family protein yields the protein MNERLQYLINRCNKGQLSDQEWQELKTLATEENHEVFTSVLEAQLHQTTEKLAEDEVSWEFEIRQIVAVDQVSRKVASIPRIAYLRRWWVAASVVLLLTAGYFFWWSAAERKSGSLPVVAKNNDVAPGKQGAMLTLHNGAVVLLDTMKNGIVALQDGAVARVENGILRYEGNAGREVYNTMSTPKGRQFQVILPDGSNVWLNAASSIRYPASFTGKERKVEISGEAYFEVTSNPQMPFRVVIDHQAEVEVLGTAFNINAYLDDKRINTTLLEGSIKVSRLTNTGKDRQAASGVILKQGQEVQIGQDQQSAPQIIDKADIEKVMAWKNGLFNFNDMPLPTVMNQLARWYDIDIKYEGEIPDRIFAGEITRDLSLSQLLLLFKDIGIRYEIKGRTLIIKP from the coding sequence GTGAACGAGCGGCTACAATACTTGATCAACCGATGCAATAAAGGGCAGTTGTCTGACCAGGAATGGCAGGAACTGAAAACACTGGCTACAGAAGAAAACCATGAAGTGTTTACTTCCGTGCTGGAGGCGCAGCTTCATCAGACAACGGAAAAGCTTGCCGAAGATGAGGTATCCTGGGAATTTGAGATCCGGCAGATCGTTGCTGTGGATCAGGTTTCCCGTAAAGTTGCTTCTATACCTCGCATAGCATACCTGCGCAGATGGTGGGTAGCGGCTTCAGTAGTACTGCTGTTGACGGCAGGATATTTCTTCTGGTGGAGTGCTGCCGAACGAAAATCAGGCTCCCTGCCTGTAGTGGCAAAGAACAACGATGTGGCTCCGGGAAAACAAGGAGCAATGCTTACTCTCCACAATGGTGCAGTGGTGCTGCTGGATACAATGAAGAATGGGATAGTGGCGCTGCAGGATGGAGCCGTGGCCCGTGTTGAGAATGGTATACTGCGATATGAAGGAAATGCAGGAAGGGAAGTTTACAATACAATGTCTACTCCCAAAGGACGGCAGTTCCAGGTGATCCTGCCAGATGGTTCAAATGTTTGGCTGAATGCAGCCAGCTCCATTCGTTATCCTGCCAGTTTCACCGGTAAGGAAAGAAAGGTGGAGATCAGTGGCGAAGCCTATTTCGAAGTAACCAGCAATCCGCAAATGCCTTTCCGTGTTGTGATAGATCATCAGGCAGAAGTGGAAGTGCTGGGCACTGCGTTCAATATAAATGCTTACCTGGATGATAAACGTATCAACACTACATTGCTGGAAGGAAGCATCAAAGTAAGCAGGCTGACCAATACTGGTAAGGACCGGCAAGCAGCATCCGGTGTGATCCTGAAGCAGGGACAGGAAGTACAGATCGGCCAGGATCAGCAATCAGCGCCTCAGATCATCGATAAGGCCGATATAGAAAAAGTGATGGCCTGGAAAAATGGATTGTTCAATTTCAATGATATGCCTTTGCCAACTGTAATGAATCAATTGGCAAGATGGTATGATATCGACATAAAATATGAAGGGGAAATTCCCGACCGGATATTTGCCGGAGAAATCACAAGGGATCTGTCTTTATCTCAATTACTGTTATTGTTCAAAGACATCGGTATCAGGTACGAGATAAAGGGGCGCACACTCATCATCAAACCTTAA
- a CDS encoding TlpA disulfide reductase family protein has translation MKKNILILILALPLSLFSQQVSYKVRGKIDARNAPQGIYLYHGNSLSDRADTARIKKGEFMFEGSVTAPKSVNIIFQYGARQKSLNLYLEPGVITINGADSLEAATVEGGAVNAENEMLKASLKRQDQRKKDLIDVFKSLSEEKRKDSQLKAALDAGLILIKEGKRQAYIDFIRQNPGSFVSLDALKTLGGVIPDHDLVAPLFNSLAPGIQNTESGKEYARRLDAIAATTIGKMAPDFTQNDTLGNPVRLSDLRGKYVLIEFWASWCGPCRVENPVLVSIYNEYHNKNFEILGISMDDEKGKNAWLAAIRKDNLPWINVSDLKAKENIPGRLFDIKAIPQNVLVDTTGKIIGRNVKGEALRKKLNEILQ, from the coding sequence ATGAAAAAAAATATTCTGATCCTGATACTGGCGCTGCCCCTCTCATTATTTTCTCAACAGGTAAGCTATAAGGTCAGGGGGAAAATCGATGCCCGGAATGCACCACAGGGGATTTACCTGTATCATGGAAATTCATTGTCAGACCGGGCTGACACTGCCCGCATAAAGAAGGGAGAATTTATGTTTGAAGGTTCTGTTACGGCTCCTAAATCAGTTAATATCATTTTCCAATATGGCGCCAGGCAGAAGAGCCTGAATCTTTACCTGGAGCCCGGTGTTATCACCATCAATGGAGCAGATTCTTTGGAAGCAGCCACTGTTGAAGGTGGTGCAGTCAATGCAGAAAATGAGATGTTGAAAGCCTCATTGAAAAGGCAGGACCAAAGAAAGAAGGATCTGATCGATGTTTTCAAGTCTTTATCGGAAGAAAAACGCAAGGATTCACAACTGAAAGCTGCTCTCGATGCAGGTTTGATATTGATTAAAGAAGGGAAAAGACAGGCATATATCGATTTTATCAGGCAAAACCCTGGCAGTTTCGTCAGCCTGGATGCATTGAAAACTCTTGGAGGTGTTATTCCCGATCATGATCTGGTAGCGCCGCTATTCAATTCACTTGCGCCCGGTATACAAAATACGGAATCTGGTAAAGAATATGCCAGGCGTTTGGATGCCATTGCTGCAACAACCATCGGCAAAATGGCACCAGACTTTACACAAAATGATACACTCGGCAATCCGGTAAGGCTCTCGGACCTGAGAGGGAAATATGTACTGATCGAATTCTGGGCGTCCTGGTGCGGCCCCTGCCGGGTGGAAAACCCGGTTTTGGTCAGCATTTATAATGAGTATCACAATAAAAACTTTGAGATCCTGGGCATTTCAATGGACGACGAAAAAGGTAAAAATGCCTGGCTGGCTGCCATTCGAAAAGATAATTTGCCCTGGATAAATGTTTCCGATCTCAAAGCAAAAGAGAATATCCCGGGCAGGTTGTTTGATATCAAAGCGATTCCTCAGAATGTACTGGTAGATACCACTGGTAAGATCATCGGCAGAAATGTAAAAGGGGAAGCACTGCGTAAAAAATTAAATGAAATATTGCAATAG